Proteins found in one Litorihabitans aurantiacus genomic segment:
- a CDS encoding type II toxin-antitoxin system Phd/YefM family antitoxin, which translates to MPTIVNMHEAKTHLSRLVERVLAGEEVVIARAGRPVAELRPVGRPDLAFGGLAGQISYDDEAFGEAADAEVAALFDGDPAGAAC; encoded by the coding sequence ATGCCCACCATCGTCAACATGCACGAGGCCAAGACGCACCTCTCGCGACTGGTCGAGCGGGTGCTCGCGGGCGAGGAGGTCGTGATCGCCCGTGCCGGCCGCCCGGTCGCCGAGCTGCGACCCGTGGGCCGACCCGACCTCGCCTTCGGGGGACTCGCGGGTCAGATCTCCTACGACGACGAGGCCTTCGGCGAGGCCGCGGACGCCGAGGTGGCTGCCTTGTTCGACGGCGACCCGGCCGGCGCCGCATGCTGA
- a CDS encoding type II toxin-antitoxin system VapC family toxin, giving the protein MLIDSHVLLWLLADDDRLGAAARTRLTRAARVHVSAITFLELTIKAMLGRVSTPERFAELVAQQGLHHAPFTAEDAEAVRLLPGLDRHDPFDRSLLAQAQRQGWDFMTADARLLALGLAGTVDARL; this is encoded by the coding sequence ATGCTGATCGACAGTCATGTGCTGCTGTGGCTGCTGGCCGACGACGACCGCCTCGGTGCTGCGGCTCGGACCCGGCTGACCCGTGCCGCGCGCGTCCACGTCTCGGCCATCACGTTCCTCGAGCTGACGATCAAGGCGATGCTCGGCCGGGTGAGCACGCCCGAGCGCTTCGCCGAGCTGGTCGCGCAGCAGGGCCTGCACCACGCCCCGTTCACGGCCGAGGATGCGGAGGCGGTGCGGCTGCTGCCCGGCCTCGACCGCCACGACCCCTTCGACCGGTCGCTGCTCGCCCAGGCGCAGCGCCAGGGCTGGGACTTCATGACCGCAGACGCGCGCCTGCTCGCCCTCGGTCTCGCCGGAACGGTCGACGCCCGGCTCTGA
- a CDS encoding MFS transporter yields MPLVALAYLASHLLSLLGNGIAAVALPLIVLQVTGSPLSMGAISAATAVPAVLIGLAAGVVLDRWNRRTLSATSDVISAVAIAALPVVDALVGLELWWFVVLGILGAFGDVPGMTAREVLVAAVARRSGVPLERLVGLRQALTSAALVIGPALAGTLIALLGTTGVLVVTAATSTAAALVTLLLPRDIGRVGSDGAPAPDGVAPDAVPAETPWQQITGGVAVLRRSRLLVATIVLILGLATVLAGMQGLVLPVHFTVLARPELLGLVLTALALGMLVGAALYSGLARRLSQGAWLGAGALLVTAGFVAVSTLASLPVVFAGAAVVGLGNAMLGAVLGVLQVRHTPDAARGRVLALQNSALLVAAPLGIAGAGVLAGVASASVAAFALTGVWVLALAVVLASRSLQNRPHGAPA; encoded by the coding sequence ATGCCACTCGTCGCGCTCGCCTACCTCGCCTCCCACCTGCTCTCGCTGCTCGGCAACGGCATCGCCGCCGTCGCGCTGCCCCTGATCGTCCTGCAGGTCACCGGCAGCCCGCTCAGCATGGGCGCCATCTCCGCGGCCACCGCGGTCCCGGCCGTGCTGATCGGCCTGGCCGCCGGCGTCGTCCTCGACCGGTGGAACCGACGCACGCTGTCGGCGACGTCGGACGTGATCTCCGCCGTCGCGATCGCGGCGCTCCCGGTGGTGGACGCGCTGGTCGGGTTGGAGCTGTGGTGGTTCGTGGTCCTCGGGATCCTCGGGGCGTTCGGCGACGTGCCGGGCATGACGGCGCGCGAGGTGCTCGTGGCCGCCGTCGCACGCCGCAGCGGTGTACCGCTCGAGCGGCTCGTGGGGCTGCGCCAGGCGCTGACGTCGGCGGCCCTCGTGATCGGGCCGGCGCTCGCCGGCACGCTGATCGCCCTGCTCGGCACGACCGGGGTGCTCGTGGTCACGGCGGCGACGTCGACGGCGGCCGCGCTGGTCACCCTCCTGCTCCCGCGCGACATCGGGCGCGTGGGGAGCGACGGCGCTCCGGCGCCCGACGGCGTCGCCCCCGACGCCGTCCCCGCCGAGACCCCGTGGCAGCAGATCACCGGGGGTGTGGCGGTGCTGCGCCGCAGCCGCCTGCTGGTCGCCACCATCGTGCTGATCCTCGGCCTCGCCACGGTGCTGGCGGGGATGCAGGGGCTCGTGCTGCCGGTGCACTTCACGGTGCTCGCGCGGCCGGAGCTCCTCGGGCTGGTCCTCACGGCGCTCGCGCTCGGGATGCTGGTGGGCGCGGCGCTGTACTCCGGTCTCGCGCGGCGGCTGTCGCAGGGGGCGTGGCTCGGGGCCGGGGCGCTGCTGGTGACCGCCGGGTTCGTCGCGGTCTCGACCCTGGCGTCGCTGCCGGTCGTCTTCGCGGGCGCCGCCGTCGTCGGGCTCGGGAACGCGATGCTCGGGGCCGTGCTCGGCGTCCTCCAGGTCCGGCACACGCCCGACGCCGCGCGCGGACGCGTGCTCGCGCTGCAGAACTCGGCGCTCCTCGTGGCGGCCCCGCTGGGGATCGCGGGAGCCGGTGTGCTGGCGGGCGTCGCGAGCGCGTCGGTCGCGGCCTTCGCGCTCACCGGGGTGTGGGTGCTCGCGCTCGCGGTGGTGCTCGCGAGCCGCTCGTTGCAGAATCGCCCGCATGGGGCGCCCGCATGA